In Desulfopila inferna, the following are encoded in one genomic region:
- the infA gene encoding translation initiation factor IF-1, with protein sequence MAKEEAIEVEGTIIEPLPNAMFRVELDNGHKVLAHISGKMRMHFIKILPGDRVTVELSPYDLSRGRVTFRSKNSKKK encoded by the coding sequence ATGGCAAAAGAAGAAGCTATTGAAGTTGAAGGCACTATAATCGAACCATTGCCCAACGCAATGTTCCGTGTCGAACTCGATAACGGCCACAAAGTGCTGGCTCATATATCCGGGAAAATGAGAATGCATTTTATAAAAATATTGCCCGGCGACAGAGTAACGGTTGAGTTATCACCCTACGATCTATCTCGTGGAAGAGTAACATTCAGATCCAAAAACTCTAAAAAGAAATAG
- the map gene encoding type I methionyl aminopeptidase encodes MVVKSADEISIMQEANQIVAEALILVKRHVEAGVTTWELDRLAEDFCARKKVRPAFKGYRGFPGSLCVSVNEQVVHGIPSKKCKLKKGDIISIDFGVEYKGYFGDSAITLPVGNISAQTRRLLDVTKRSLELAIEKVQIGNRISDISAAVQGYVEQNGFSVVRQFVGHGIGTSLHEGPEIPNFVQDDRMPRIVEGLVLAIEPMVNAGTHKVKVLKDGWTVITADKKPSAHFEHSVAVTADGPLVLSSRDNFE; translated from the coding sequence ATGGTGGTGAAAAGCGCTGATGAGATCAGCATCATGCAGGAGGCTAACCAGATCGTAGCTGAGGCCTTGATTCTTGTTAAACGACATGTCGAAGCGGGAGTGACCACCTGGGAACTTGACAGGCTCGCTGAAGATTTCTGTGCCAGGAAGAAAGTCAGACCTGCTTTCAAAGGGTACCGTGGATTTCCCGGCAGCTTGTGTGTATCGGTGAATGAGCAGGTGGTACACGGTATACCATCAAAAAAGTGTAAGCTGAAAAAGGGAGATATCATCTCCATAGATTTCGGCGTTGAATACAAGGGATATTTCGGCGATTCCGCAATAACCCTGCCGGTTGGTAATATTTCTGCGCAGACCAGAAGACTGCTGGATGTAACCAAACGTTCCCTGGAACTGGCTATAGAAAAAGTGCAAATCGGCAACCGCATATCCGATATTTCCGCTGCGGTACAGGGATATGTAGAGCAGAATGGTTTTTCCGTTGTCCGCCAGTTTGTGGGCCACGGCATCGGTACGTCTCTTCATGAAGGTCCTGAGATTCCAAATTTCGTCCAGGATGACCGCATGCCGAGAATTGTCGAAGGACTCGTTCTGGCCATCGAACCTATGGTCAATGCCGGAACACATAAGGTGAAAGTACTCAAAGATGGCTGGACTGTCATAACTGCAGATAAGAAGCCGTCTGCGCATTTCGAACACTCAGTCGCCGTTACTGCTGATGGACCGCTTGTCCTTAGTTCTCGTGACAATTTTGAGTAG